One part of the Larimichthys crocea isolate SSNF chromosome XIX, L_crocea_2.0, whole genome shotgun sequence genome encodes these proteins:
- the LOC109138114 gene encoding uncharacterized protein LOC109138114 isoform X2, with protein sequence MYSISSISITNRNIVGERINKAEILIGNSLDNNGNNNPRCTVIDSIPNGGTSTFDCGGMIGRVVNLYHSGSDPQSVMSVCEVEVYGELYQAPSPSLSVGVNGGSIILVDKKLSWSDALFYCRDFHRDLLSIRNGEEQTKVEELLGNPTFPVTEHVWLGLRRYLMGEKWFWMSGDDPNDYSHWRHQTQSPIRQSSSPCGGIETSAPFHWTDHSCEDHANFICFDGDGTDVQKVTFFSSARSPKLPP encoded by the exons ATGTATAGTATCTCATCTATTAGCATCACCAACAGAAATATAGTAGGTGAGAGGATCAATAAAGCCGAGATCCTTATTGGGAATTCCCTAGACAACAACGGCAACAACAACCCAAG gtGTACTGTCATCGACTCCATCCCAAACGGAGGTACCAGTACTTTCGACTGTGGAGGCATGATAGGTCGGGTGGTCAACCTATATCACAGTGGCTCTGACCCACAAtctgttatgtctgtgtgtgaagtggaAGTGTATGGAG AACTCTACCAGGCTCCTTCGCCCTCCTTAAGTGTGGGGGTGAATGGTGGGAGCATAATATTGGTGGACAAAAAGCTGTCTTGGTCGGATGCCCTGTTCTATTGCAGAGACTTCCACCGGGACCTGCTCAGCATACGCAACGGAGAGGAGCAGACgaaggtggaggagctgctgggaAACCCCACGTTCCCCGTCACCGAACATGTTTGGTTGGGACTGCGCAG GTACCTGATGGGTGAGAAGTGGTTTTGGATGTCTGGCGATGATCCTAATGACTACAGCCACTGGAGACACCAAACTCAAAGCCCCATCAGGCAGTCGAGCAGTCCTTGTGGCGGCATTGAAACCAGCGCCCCCTTCCACTGGACGGATCACTCGTGTGAAGATCACGCAAACTTCATCTGTTTTGACG GTGATGGCACAGATGTACAAAAAGTGACGTTCTTCAGCAGCGCCAGATCACCGAAATTACCACCATGA
- the LOC109138114 gene encoding uncharacterized protein LOC109138114 isoform X1 — protein MWAAHILSYLVMSKVKKFLEGCIQLHYTPTTQMFCVFFCLFFCHHQANTLPNVAPSGTATQSSTIPLGDASHAIDGNKNTYYEAGFCTHTYDRLNSWWSLLLPAMYSISSISITNRNIVGERINKAEILIGNSLDNNGNNNPRCTVIDSIPNGGTSTFDCGGMIGRVVNLYHSGSDPQSVMSVCEVEVYGELYQAPSPSLSVGVNGGSIILVDKKLSWSDALFYCRDFHRDLLSIRNGEEQTKVEELLGNPTFPVTEHVWLGLRRYLMGEKWFWMSGDDPNDYSHWRHQTQSPIRQSSSPCGGIETSAPFHWTDHSCEDHANFICFDGDGTDVQKVTFFSSARSPKLPP, from the exons ATGTGGGCTGCtcatattttgtcatatttggtCATGTCCAAAGTTAAAAAGTTTCTGGAAGGATGTATCCAACTTCATTACACACCAACtactcaaatgttttgtgtttttttctgtttgtttttttgtcaccaCCAAGCTAACACACTCCCAAACGTGGCGCCCAGTGGAACAGCAACTCAGTCATCAACAATACCCCTCGGTGATGCTTCACACGCAATTGatggcaataaaaacacatattacGAAGCTGGATTCTGCACCCATACATATGATCGACTGAACAGCTGGTGGAGTTTACTCTTGCCCGCCATGTATAGTATCTCATCTATTAGCATCACCAACAGAAATATAGTAGGTGAGAGGATCAATAAAGCCGAGATCCTTATTGGGAATTCCCTAGACAACAACGGCAACAACAACCCAAG gtGTACTGTCATCGACTCCATCCCAAACGGAGGTACCAGTACTTTCGACTGTGGAGGCATGATAGGTCGGGTGGTCAACCTATATCACAGTGGCTCTGACCCACAAtctgttatgtctgtgtgtgaagtggaAGTGTATGGAG AACTCTACCAGGCTCCTTCGCCCTCCTTAAGTGTGGGGGTGAATGGTGGGAGCATAATATTGGTGGACAAAAAGCTGTCTTGGTCGGATGCCCTGTTCTATTGCAGAGACTTCCACCGGGACCTGCTCAGCATACGCAACGGAGAGGAGCAGACgaaggtggaggagctgctgggaAACCCCACGTTCCCCGTCACCGAACATGTTTGGTTGGGACTGCGCAG GTACCTGATGGGTGAGAAGTGGTTTTGGATGTCTGGCGATGATCCTAATGACTACAGCCACTGGAGACACCAAACTCAAAGCCCCATCAGGCAGTCGAGCAGTCCTTGTGGCGGCATTGAAACCAGCGCCCCCTTCCACTGGACGGATCACTCGTGTGAAGATCACGCAAACTTCATCTGTTTTGACG GTGATGGCACAGATGTACAAAAAGTGACGTTCTTCAGCAGCGCCAGATCACCGAAATTACCACCATGA